The stretch of DNA TCTTCAATCGGGATTGATTTTTGACTGATGATATCCCCTGCGTCTAGTGCTTTGACCATATACATGATCGTTACACCTGTCTCGCGCTCACCATTAATAATGGCATGATGAATGGGCGCACCACCACGATATTTGGGTAATAACGAGGCATGTACATTCATACATCCAAGATGAGGTAAGCTCAATACCTCTTCAGGAAGTAATTGACCAAACGCCGCCGTGACAATAAGGTCAGGAGCCCATGACTGAAGCTTCTTTAATTCATCTGAACCCTTTAGCTTCTGGGGTTGGAGAACAGGGAGACCGTGCGCTAAGGCTGTTTCTTTGACTGGCGGAGGGGTTAAAACCTTTTTTCTCCCCTTCGGCCTGTCCGGCTGAGTAACGACACCGACAATGTCATATTCACTGTCTATCAACGCTTCTAATGATGGTACGGCAAAATCAGGTGTTCCCATAAACACTATTTTCATTCTAGAGCCCTCCTACCTTTACTCTTCCTTCTCGTAGTACTGCTCCACATGGTCTGTGAAAAGCACGCCGTTTAAATGATCAATTTCGTGCTGTAAGGCTCGCGCAAGGAGGTCTTCACCTTCAATCTCAAACGTTTCACCGTGACGGTTCAGTGCTCGTACTTTACATTTTTGCGCTCGGCGAACATCACCTAATAAGCCTGGAAAACTCAAACATCCCTCTGGACCTAACTGTTCACCTGACTTGGAGACGATGACAGGGTTAATCAGTTCAATCAGTCCGTTGTCATCTCCAACATCAATGACAGTCACTCTTTTGGGAATCCCCACTTGAGGTGCAGCTAATCCTACACCATCCGCGTCATACATCGTTTCAGCCATGTCATCTAACAGTTTAATGATGTTTTTATTAATGTTCTTGACTTCTATCGTTTTTTCACGAAGGATAGGGTCTGGGTGTTTAACAATCATACGAATACCCACTGTTATCACTCCTACATTAGAATTTGTGGATTACGATCCACTTGAAGTATGAGGTCATTTTTATTTATATGTATGTCATTACGTTCAATCAGTTGTGTTAACAAACCTCCCAATTGAGGTTCATCCCTATATTTTATCATGCATTGGTATCGATATCTATCTTTGATCCTTGGAATCGGCGAGGCTACAGGTCCCAAAACGATTGTATTTGGTGATACCTGCTGTTTCACCCATTGTACCGATTGTTCACACACTTTCACAAGGTATGGTAAGTCGGGATGTGAAAAGGTGATTAATGTGAGGAAGTAATAGGGTGGATAGCCCCTCTGTCTTCTGTTTTTCATTTCTAATTGGTAAAATGTGTTGTAATCATGCTTTGACGCTGTTTCGATACTGTAGTGATCAGGTGTATAAGATTGGACGACTACTTTTCCCGGAAGCTCATGGCGGCCCGCACGTCCACTCACTTGGGTTAAAAGTTGAAAGGTTTTCTCTGCGGCACGAAAATCGGGCAAATGCAGAAGAGCATCAGCTGCGATGACACCCACAAGCGTCACACGCTCAAAATCTAGGCCCTTGGCAATCATTTGCGTGCCCAGAAGACAATCCGCTTTCTGCTCTCTAAAAGCTTGAAGGTGTTGTTCATGGGCCCCTTTTTTCTGAGTTGTATCCACATCCATACGAATCACACGTATCCCCGGAAAATGCTTGTATAGTTCCTCCTCCACTTTTTGAGTACCCGTACCGAAGAAGCGAATATGCTCACTCTCACATTGTGGACAGACGCTCAATTGACGCTCTTCATAGCCGCAATAATGACAGCGGTGTGCCCCATCTCTTTTATGGAACGTCAAAGAAATATCACAATGGGGACATTCTGCTACATACCCACAGTCTCGACACATGACAAACGTGTTATAGCCTCTCCGATTGAGGAACAGCACCATCTGTTCCCTCCGCTCAAGGCACGCGTTAATTTTCTCATATAACGGACGGCTGAACATGGTACGATTGCCTGCTTTTAATTCTTGCCGCATGTCCACCACTTCAACTTCGGGCAGTTGACTGCCTTGAATTCTCTGGTGTAAGGAAATAAGTTGATAGACCCCTTTTTGAGCCCGGGCAAAGCTTTCCAAGGTTGGCGTCGCACTCCCTAAAACAACAGGGACTTGGTGATACTGTGCACGAAAGATCGCCACGTCCCTAGCATGGTACTTCGGTGATTCTTCCTGCTTGTAAGAACTTTCATGCTCTTCGTCGATAATGATGAGACCCAGGTTTTGAAAAGGGGCAAAGAGAGCAGACCTTGCTCCGATGGCCACCTTCACTTGCCCGTCTCTGATTCTTCTCCATTCATCGTAACGTTCACCTGAGGACAAGCGGCTATGCAAGACCGCGACTTGTTCGCCAAAACGCCCCTTAAAGCGCTCAACCATTTGCGGTGTTAAAGATATTTCGGGTACGAGCACGATGGCCTCTTTTCCCTGTTCTAAGATATAAGCTATAGATTGTAAATATAATTCCGTCTTACCACTCCCGGTTACCCCGTGAACCAAGAACGTTCGGGACTCCTGGCGATCGACCTGCGCTGTGATTTGTTGTAACGCTTGTTGCTGTTCTTCCGTTAGGGGTAAAGGGGATGAACGTTCAAAGTGATGGGCCGCATAAGGATCTCTCCGTTTCTCTTTTTTCACCCGTTGGACGAGCCCCTTCTCTTCTAAAGCCTTCACGGTGGAGAGTGTCGTATCACAAGCAGCAAGGAGGTCAGATAGTAACCATGCCTGTTGCCTTTCAGCCAAGGTTGTTAAGACTTTTCTTTGTTTAACCGCTTTAGCATGCAGCTTCTCAAGATGATGCCCGACTTCCTGTTCAGGGACACATAACTTAACAAACGTTTGAACACGTTGGGTGACCTTATCAGCCACTTCATATGTGGTTTGCCGCTTCCCGTTCTGATACGTCACTTTTCGTTTTGTTTTCGCTTTGAGGACAGCGGGAATCATGGCTTCCATAGCAGAAACGAGTAAACAAGTGTACTCCCTTTTCATCCAATGTCCTAGCTCAATCAATTCTTCTGTCAAAGGAGGTTTTTCGTCGAGAACTTGTTCAACGGATTTAAGACGGTGCTGAGGTTCCTCATGCACGTCCTTTATATTAAGCACATAGCCTTGGACTTTCCTCGGACCGAAGGGGACCACCACTCTGGCCCCTTTTTGAAGTTGGTCGCTAAGCGCAGGGGGAATCAAGTAATCGAAAGTGCGGTCAACGTCTTGTGCAGCCACATTGACTAGCACTTCCGCCATTGGGTAACGGCTATGATCTTCTGTTTTAATTGCACACATGTCTTTCAACCTCCCTTAGCGCCGAATGAAATCGAGCGCATCACAAATAAGCATACATTCAACGCTTGCCTTCTTGCTCAGCGATGTGACCGAGTATGTTATGCGCTAGAACTGCCTTGGACCTGAGTGACCACGTTTCCTTTGTCCCAGATCGGTGTAGAACCGCTGCGATATTCGTATCTGTGCCGAAGCCAGCTCCCTGTTGGGTGACATCATTGACGACGATGTAATCGAGGTTCTTTTTCTCTAATTTCTGTGAGGCGTGTTCTTCAATGTTTGTGGTTTCAGCAGCAAATCCGACTAAAATTTGGTCTGTTTTTCTTGCACCTAATGTTTTTAAAATGTCCTTCGTCTTGGTTAGCTGTAGGGTCATCGTCTCTCCAGCCTTTTTGATTTTTTGCTCTGCTACTTCAGCAGGTTGATAATCAACAACTGCCGCTGCTTTTATGACGACATCAACCTGTTCAAAACGCGAGGACACCGCCTCATACATCTCTTGCGTCGATGTCACATTGATGACTTCGACTTGAGGAGGTGGTGTTAACGATACAGGCCCGCTAACAAGCGTGACTTTTGCTCCGGCTTCGGCTGCTGCTTGGGCTAAGGCATAGCCCATTTTTCCTGAGGAGTAATTTGAAATATATCGAACAGGGTCAAGGTTTTCCCTTGTAGGCCCTGCGGTCACAAGAACCTTTTTTTCTCCCCACCATCGTCTTGTAGTCTCATGTCCTCTTGAAAAGTAAGCTTCCACCTCTTGGATGAGGTCATTTGGTTCAGGCAAACGTCCCTTACCCACATAGCCACAGGCGAGCAAGCCTTCGCCCGGGGCGATCAGTTTTACTCCTCTGTTACGGATGGTGTTCATATTGTCTTGGACAGCCGGATGATCATACATATGACCATTCATGGCGGGGGCCATCCATACTGGCGCCTGTGTTGCTAATAACGTTGTTGAGAGCATATCATCAGCTTGGCCGTTTGCTAGCTTAGCAATGACGTTAGCCGTTGCAGGTGCGACTAGGAATAGATCAGCATGGTCAGCAAGGTCTATATGGGATACAACAGAAGGATCTGCTTCTTCAAATGTATCGGTATACACATGATGCCGAGATAAAGCTTGGAACGTTAAGGGTTGTACGAATTTAGTTGCTGACTCCGTCATGATCACCCTGACATCTGCACCCTTTTGTTTGAGCTGACTACATACCGTCGCTGCCTTGTAAGCTGCAATCCCGCCTGATACACCTAACACGATCAGTTTTCCCTCTACACTCATGGTTCTTCCTTCCCTTCGTCCCGTTTCTGGCTTATGTAGCTGAAATGTTGAGTTAGTGACATTTTTCTTGTTTTCGACTTTCTTGGGCTTTATCATTGATAGACTAATGTATACACAGGATCAAGCATCTAGTGGCAGCGGATAACACTCAATTGTTAAAAAAATAACAACCTTTAGGAGGTTGTTATTCCGCTTCAGTTACTTCATCCACCTTTTTTTCAGTTACGTTGTCACCAACTTCAATAGCGCCCTCTAGTATTTCTTCCAATGATACACCGACCAATTTGTTCGATTGCGGGTCTTCTATATGTGTATCGTTTCTTTCTCTTAATTCACGCGCGCGTCTGGCCGCTAGTGCAACGAGCTTGTATTTTGAATCAACTCTTTGTAATAAATCATCAATAGATGGATATAGCATGTCATCATCCTCCTTCATGCGAGATACGCTTCATCTCCCGATTATTATATCATGTTTTTGTATTGATTGACCCTGGATTTGCAGTGTTCTGCCGTAATAATGGCCTTAATACGATCACAAGCTAAGTCAACTTCATCATTAACCACAGCATAATCGTAGTGTTCAATCATACCGATCTCTTCCTTGGCCACAGATAAACGGTTCTTTAGTGATTCGTCCGTTTCTGTCCCTCTCGTTGTAATTCGGTTCTTCAGCTCTTCCATACTTGGCGGTGCGAGGAAGATAAATACGCCTTCAGGGAATTTTTCTTTTACTTTTAGCGCACCCTGTACTTCAATTTCTAGGAAAACGTCATTCCCCTTGTCTAGTTGCTCTTCAACATAGGCTCTTGGTGTACCATAGTAATTATTCACATATTCTGCCCATTCTAAAAGCTCATTCTGTTCAATCATCCGTTCAAATTCTGCTTTCGTTTTGAAAAAATAATTAACCCCATCAACTTCTCCCTCTCTAGGTGCCCGGGTCGTAGCCGAAACAGAATACACGAAATTCTGCGATTGACTTCTTAAAGCCGAGCAGACTGTGCCTTTTCCTACGCCAGAAGGTCCAGAAAGTACAATGAGTAAACCTCTACCTTTGTCCACAATGATCCTCCTTATGATTCATCCGATAAATCATCTTTGGAATTTAAACGCTGAGCGACCGTTTCTGGTTGAACGGCGGATAAAATAACATGGTCACTATCAGTAATAATAACCGCTCTCGTTCTTCTACCATATGTCGCGTCAATCAACATATTACGGTCACGAGCCGTTTGTATCACTCTCTTAATGGGAGATGATTCTGGGCTTACGATCGATACGATGCGTTGTGCGCTCACGATATTCCCGAAACCGATATTGATAAGTTTCATAATATTTTCATTGACCTCCTGAATATAATTTAAACAAGTTTATTCCACATTCTGTACTTGTTCTCTCAGCTTTTCTAGTTCACTTTTTAATTCTACTACACTTTGACTGATGTCAATGTCATTCGCTTTTGAACCAATCGTGTTCATTTCTCTGTTCATTTCCTGTATGAGAAAATCAAGCTTCCGCCCAACAGGCTCCGTCTGCTCTAAGTTATGTAGAAATTGATCATAATGACTTTCCAGCCGTGTGATCTCTTCGGAGATGTCCGCTTTTTC from Caldalkalibacillus salinus encodes:
- the remA gene encoding extracellular matrix/biofilm regulator RemA, with protein sequence MKLINIGFGNIVSAQRIVSIVSPESSPIKRVIQTARDRNMLIDATYGRRTRAVIITDSDHVILSAVQPETVAQRLNSKDDLSDES
- the rpoZ gene encoding DNA-directed RNA polymerase subunit omega; its protein translation is MLYPSIDDLLQRVDSKYKLVALAARRARELRERNDTHIEDPQSNKLVGVSLEEILEGAIEVGDNVTEKKVDEVTEAE
- the coaBC gene encoding bifunctional phosphopantothenoylcysteine decarboxylase/phosphopantothenate--cysteine ligase CoaBC, whose translation is MSVEGKLIVLGVSGGIAAYKAATVCSQLKQKGADVRVIMTESATKFVQPLTFQALSRHHVYTDTFEEADPSVVSHIDLADHADLFLVAPATANVIAKLANGQADDMLSTTLLATQAPVWMAPAMNGHMYDHPAVQDNMNTIRNRGVKLIAPGEGLLACGYVGKGRLPEPNDLIQEVEAYFSRGHETTRRWWGEKKVLVTAGPTRENLDPVRYISNYSSGKMGYALAQAAAEAGAKVTLVSGPVSLTPPPQVEVINVTSTQEMYEAVSSRFEQVDVVIKAAAVVDYQPAEVAEQKIKKAGETMTLQLTKTKDILKTLGARKTDQILVGFAAETTNIEEHASQKLEKKNLDYIVVNDVTQQGAGFGTDTNIAAVLHRSGTKETWSLRSKAVLAHNILGHIAEQEGKR
- the gmk gene encoding guanylate kinase; the protein is MDKGRGLLIVLSGPSGVGKGTVCSALRSQSQNFVYSVSATTRAPREGEVDGVNYFFKTKAEFERMIEQNELLEWAEYVNNYYGTPRAYVEEQLDKGNDVFLEIEVQGALKVKEKFPEGVFIFLAPPSMEELKNRITTRGTETDESLKNRLSVAKEEIGMIEHYDYAVVNDEVDLACDRIKAIITAEHCKSRVNQYKNMI
- the def gene encoding peptide deformylase, whose product is MGIRMIVKHPDPILREKTIEVKNINKNIIKLLDDMAETMYDADGVGLAAPQVGIPKRVTVIDVGDDNGLIELINPVIVSKSGEQLGPEGCLSFPGLLGDVRRAQKCKVRALNRHGETFEIEGEDLLARALQHEIDHLNGVLFTDHVEQYYEKEE
- the priA gene encoding primosomal protein N', with product MCAIKTEDHSRYPMAEVLVNVAAQDVDRTFDYLIPPALSDQLQKGARVVVPFGPRKVQGYVLNIKDVHEEPQHRLKSVEQVLDEKPPLTEELIELGHWMKREYTCLLVSAMEAMIPAVLKAKTKRKVTYQNGKRQTTYEVADKVTQRVQTFVKLCVPEQEVGHHLEKLHAKAVKQRKVLTTLAERQQAWLLSDLLAACDTTLSTVKALEEKGLVQRVKKEKRRDPYAAHHFERSSPLPLTEEQQQALQQITAQVDRQESRTFLVHGVTGSGKTELYLQSIAYILEQGKEAIVLVPEISLTPQMVERFKGRFGEQVAVLHSRLSSGERYDEWRRIRDGQVKVAIGARSALFAPFQNLGLIIIDEEHESSYKQEESPKYHARDVAIFRAQYHQVPVVLGSATPTLESFARAQKGVYQLISLHQRIQGSQLPEVEVVDMRQELKAGNRTMFSRPLYEKINACLERREQMVLFLNRRGYNTFVMCRDCGYVAECPHCDISLTFHKRDGAHRCHYCGYEERQLSVCPQCESEHIRFFGTGTQKVEEELYKHFPGIRVIRMDVDTTQKKGAHEQHLQAFREQKADCLLGTQMIAKGLDFERVTLVGVIAADALLHLPDFRAAEKTFQLLTQVSGRAGRHELPGKVVVQSYTPDHYSIETASKHDYNTFYQLEMKNRRQRGYPPYYFLTLITFSHPDLPYLVKVCEQSVQWVKQQVSPNTIVLGPVASPIPRIKDRYRYQCMIKYRDEPQLGGLLTQLIERNDIHINKNDLILQVDRNPQILM